A part of Olleya sp. Bg11-27 genomic DNA contains:
- a CDS encoding methyltransferase domain-containing protein, giving the protein MDLNADFWDNRYQSNDIGWDLGTISPPLQAYFDQLTNLDLKILIPGGGNSYEAEYLYNKGFKNVFVVDLSKTALDNLKTRVSDFPSSNLILDNFFDLDMTFDLIIEQTFFCAIDPSLRSAYAKKASEILNTKGKVVGLLFDATLNTTHPPFGGSKTEYLGYFTPYFDIKIMEYTYNSIKPRAGRELFFVIQKKAKQAKV; this is encoded by the coding sequence ATGGATTTAAACGCAGATTTTTGGGATAATAGATACCAATCTAACGATATTGGTTGGGATTTAGGAACCATTTCTCCGCCATTACAAGCTTATTTTGATCAGTTAACTAATTTAGATTTAAAAATTTTAATTCCTGGTGGTGGTAATAGTTATGAAGCAGAATACCTTTATAATAAAGGCTTCAAAAATGTATTTGTTGTCGATTTATCTAAAACAGCTTTAGATAACTTAAAAACAAGAGTATCCGATTTTCCATCGTCAAATCTAATTTTGGATAATTTTTTTGATTTGGATATGACTTTTGATTTAATTATAGAGCAAACTTTTTTTTGTGCTATAGATCCAAGTTTAAGAAGTGCTTACGCTAAAAAAGCTTCTGAGATTTTAAATACAAAGGGTAAAGTCGTTGGATTATTATTTGACGCAACTTTAAATACAACGCATCCTCCTTTTGGAGGTAGTAAAACGGAATATTTAGGCTATTTTACACCTTATTTTGATATAAAGATTATGGAGTATACTTATAACTCAATTAAGCCAAGAGCAGGCCGAGAATTGTTTTTTGTCATTCAAAAAAAAGCAAAACAAGCAAAGGTTTAA
- the trxA gene encoding thioredoxin, whose product MSKFSELINQDSPVLVDFYAEWCGPCKTMSPILKDVKDNLKERVSIIKIDVDKNQELASKYQVRGVPTLLLFKNGKQVWRQSGVLQKNELIDVITATY is encoded by the coding sequence ATGAGTAAATTTTCAGAATTAATAAATCAAGATTCACCAGTGTTGGTGGATTTTTATGCAGAGTGGTGTGGACCTTGTAAAACAATGAGTCCCATTTTAAAGGATGTAAAAGATAATTTAAAAGAACGTGTTTCAATTATTAAAATTGATGTAGATAAAAATCAAGAATTAGCGTCTAAATATCAAGTTAGAGGGGTGCCAACATTATTGTTATTTAAAAATGGAAAACAAGTTTGGAGACAATCAGGTGTGCTACAAAAAAACGAATTAATTGATGTTATTACAGCAACGTATTAA
- a CDS encoding DUF3365 domain-containing protein: MKSLIVIMVLSVFMMSCNNAQKKDFSVLNTQKKANTHPGKKLMEINCYTCHSPSASQEDRIGPPMVAIKKHYIDANTTKEEFIAAMQFWIKNPNAEDAKMFGAVKRFGVMPKQPFPEQTITQIAEYMFEYDIEQPEWFEKHFNEERGNHKGSGKGNGRRQGQGDQKQQAEVEFKSLPYGERGLKYALTTKAVLGKYLMGTIQKKGTLEALTFCNEKAYPLTDSMSIVHQARIKRVSDKPRNQNNLANYKELTYINSFKNNIKNNKEPKPIVELSDTKVHVYYPIITNAMCLQCHGTPNQDIQRPTLDKLASLYPQDKAIGYDVNQVRGVWAISFDK; the protein is encoded by the coding sequence ATGAAGAGTTTAATAGTAATAATGGTCCTTTCAGTTTTTATGATGAGCTGTAATAATGCGCAAAAAAAAGATTTTTCAGTTTTAAATACGCAAAAAAAAGCTAATACGCATCCAGGTAAAAAACTAATGGAAATCAATTGTTATACATGTCATAGTCCTTCTGCTAGTCAAGAAGACAGGATTGGACCACCAATGGTTGCTATTAAAAAACATTACATAGACGCTAATACGACAAAAGAAGAGTTTATAGCAGCAATGCAATTTTGGATTAAAAACCCCAATGCAGAAGATGCTAAAATGTTTGGAGCAGTAAAACGTTTTGGGGTGATGCCAAAACAACCTTTTCCAGAGCAAACGATTACCCAAATAGCAGAGTATATGTTTGAGTATGATATTGAACAACCCGAATGGTTTGAAAAACATTTTAATGAAGAAAGAGGTAATCATAAAGGGAGTGGTAAGGGTAATGGTAGGAGGCAAGGTCAAGGTGATCAAAAACAACAAGCTGAAGTGGAGTTTAAGTCTTTACCGTATGGTGAGCGCGGCTTAAAATATGCATTGACAACTAAAGCCGTTTTGGGGAAATATTTAATGGGAACGATTCAAAAAAAAGGAACACTAGAAGCGCTAACATTTTGTAACGAAAAAGCCTACCCGTTAACAGATAGTATGTCTATTGTCCATCAAGCAAGGATTAAAAGAGTTTCTGATAAGCCAAGAAATCAAAATAATTTAGCAAATTATAAAGAATTAACGTATATTAATTCTTTTAAAAACAATATTAAAAATAATAAGGAACCAAAACCAATCGTAGAACTGTCAGACACTAAAGTACATGTGTATTATCCAATTATAACTAATGCAATGTGCTTGCAATGTCATGGGACACCAAATCAAGATATCCAAAGACCAACATTAGATAAACTAGCTAGTTTATATCCACAAGATAAAGCAATAGGCTATGATGTCAATCAGGTTAGAGGAGTTTGGGCTATTAGTTTTGATAAATAA
- a CDS encoding heavy-metal-associated domain-containing protein, protein MNTAIIVQNLKCGGCANTITTKLSEVDNISDININVEESKVSFNYKSEEAILAVKTKLKTLGYPSIDDDNNLVSKAKSFVSCATGKLSK, encoded by the coding sequence ATGAATACAGCAATAATAGTACAAAACTTAAAATGTGGTGGTTGCGCAAATACAATTACTACAAAATTATCAGAAGTTGATAATATTTCAGATATAAATATCAATGTAGAAGAGAGTAAAGTCTCCTTTAATTATAAAAGTGAAGAAGCTATTTTAGCTGTAAAAACTAAACTTAAAACATTAGGGTACCCTTCTATTGATGATGATAATAACTTAGTGTCTAAGGCTAAATCTTTTGTTAGTTGCGCTACAGGCAAGCTTTCTAAATAA
- a CDS encoding rhodanese-like domain-containing protein, with amino-acid sequence MKHIIIMSIFTTLFGGGTPQDSAIKVLDSTEFKTQIENKTVQLIDVRTADEFKSGHIQNAKNIDFFSGEFNQEFNKLNKDLAVYVYCRSGSRSKQSSHKLVAMGFTEIYDLKGGILNYK; translated from the coding sequence ATGAAACACATTATTATCATGTCAATATTTACAACATTATTTGGAGGTGGTACACCTCAAGACAGCGCTATAAAAGTATTGGATTCTACTGAATTCAAAACGCAAATAGAAAATAAAACAGTGCAATTAATAGATGTTAGAACGGCTGACGAATTTAAATCCGGGCATATTCAAAATGCAAAAAACATAGATTTTTTTTCAGGAGAATTTAATCAAGAATTTAATAAATTAAACAAGGATCTAGCAGTTTACGTGTATTGCAGAAGTGGAAGTCGAAGTAAACAATCTTCACATAAGCTTGTAGCAATGGGGTTTACCGAGATTTATGATTTAAAAGGAGGAATCTTAAACTATAAATAA
- a CDS encoding MBL fold metallo-hydrolase codes for MKIEQIYTGCLAHAAYYIESNGEAAIFDPLREVQPYIKRAKQDNAKIKYIFETHFHADFVSGHLDLKEKTGAQIVFGPTAKPSYDAVIATDGQLFEVGDYKIKAIHTPGHTMESTTYLVIDENGKEHGIVTGDTLFIGDVGRPDLAQKIASDSTQEKLAGYLFDSLRNKIMTLPDSVIVYPAHGAGSACGKNMSKETTDTLGHQKEVNYALRADMTKDEFIDEVLDGLSEPPAYFPQNVMMNIKGYESFDKVMTKSQKPLTPKAFEAAANETEAIVLDVRHQTEFINGHIPRSIFIGIDGGFAPWVGALIADVSQPVLLVAPKGREEEVITRLSRVGFDNVVGYLDGSFEAWKSEGMDYDTLTSISAEEFAKRYEDNKDVIFDVRKDGEFTAEHVDGAKHTALDNLNSHLSEFPEDKPFYIHCAGGYRSVIAASILKSRGIHNLIDVAGGYGAIKKTDIPRTDFVCPTTLK; via the coding sequence ATGAAGATAGAACAGATTTATACAGGTTGCTTGGCACACGCAGCCTATTATATAGAAAGTAATGGAGAGGCAGCAATTTTTGACCCATTAAGGGAAGTACAACCTTACATAAAAAGAGCAAAGCAAGACAATGCTAAAATTAAATATATTTTTGAAACGCATTTTCATGCAGATTTTGTGTCTGGCCATTTAGATTTAAAAGAAAAAACAGGCGCTCAAATCGTATTTGGACCAACTGCAAAACCATCTTATGATGCAGTTATAGCAACAGATGGTCAGCTATTTGAAGTCGGAGATTATAAAATAAAAGCCATCCATACGCCAGGTCATACTATGGAGAGTACAACCTATCTTGTTATTGACGAAAACGGAAAAGAGCACGGTATAGTTACAGGAGATACTTTATTTATTGGAGATGTTGGGCGTCCTGATTTAGCACAAAAAATAGCATCAGACTCAACACAAGAAAAACTGGCAGGGTATTTATTTGATTCTCTTCGTAATAAAATTATGACGTTACCAGATAGTGTTATTGTATATCCAGCACATGGCGCTGGTTCTGCTTGTGGTAAAAACATGAGTAAAGAAACTACAGACACTTTAGGACATCAAAAAGAAGTCAATTATGCGTTACGTGCAGATATGACTAAGGATGAATTTATAGACGAAGTATTAGACGGATTATCAGAGCCACCAGCATACTTTCCTCAAAATGTTATGATGAATATTAAAGGTTATGAAAGTTTTGATAAAGTCATGACAAAATCTCAAAAACCATTAACACCTAAGGCTTTTGAAGCAGCAGCTAACGAGACTGAAGCCATTGTTTTAGATGTGCGTCATCAAACCGAATTTATAAATGGACATATTCCACGTTCTATATTTATTGGTATTGATGGTGGATTTGCGCCTTGGGTTGGAGCATTGATTGCAGACGTTAGTCAACCGGTTTTATTAGTCGCACCAAAAGGTAGAGAAGAAGAAGTAATCACGCGTTTATCTCGTGTTGGTTTTGATAATGTAGTTGGGTATTTAGACGGTAGTTTTGAGGCATGGAAAAGTGAAGGGATGGATTATGATACATTAACATCAATTTCGGCTGAAGAATTTGCTAAACGATATGAAGACAATAAAGACGTTATTTTTGATGTTAGAAAAGATGGCGAATTTACTGCCGAGCATGTTGACGGTGCAAAACACACCGCTTTAGATAATCTAAACAGTCATTTAAGCGAGTTCCCAGAGGATAAACCTTTTTATATTCATTGTGCTGGTGGTTACAGATCTGTAATTGCAGCGTCAATATTAAAAAGCAGAGGTATTCATAATTTAATAGATGTCGCGGGAGGTTATGGAGCCATCAAGAAAACAGACATACCAAGAACAGACTTTGTTTGTCCTACGACATTAAAGTAA
- a CDS encoding sulfite exporter TauE/SafE family protein translates to MDFTQIFTYVAAFLIGAILGLIGGGGSILTVPLLVYFLGFNPILATAYSLFVVGSSSLVGVIEKYRKGLVDFKTGLAFSFPSFIAVFISRRYLVPAIPDELFTIGKFSLTKGMAIMIFFAIIMFLAAFSMIKTKQKESVSNGAQPYYKTFIQGIIIGVITGLIGAGGGFLYVPALVLWAGLDMKKAVGTSLVIVAINSLIGFSGDAQTLDIDWFFLLTFSSLTIVGILVGGYFSKFVSGKKLKKSFGWFVLVMSIYIILKELVF, encoded by the coding sequence ATGGATTTTACACAAATATTTACTTACGTTGCAGCTTTTTTAATTGGGGCTATTTTAGGCTTAATTGGCGGAGGAGGCTCAATTTTAACAGTACCGTTATTAGTTTATTTTTTAGGGTTTAATCCTATACTAGCAACCGCTTACTCATTGTTTGTGGTGGGATCATCATCACTGGTTGGTGTGATTGAAAAATACAGAAAAGGATTAGTTGATTTTAAGACTGGTTTAGCCTTTTCCTTTCCATCATTTATCGCTGTTTTTATCTCTAGAAGATATTTGGTGCCAGCGATACCAGATGAGCTTTTTACTATTGGCAAATTTTCGTTAACCAAAGGTATGGCAATCATGATATTTTTTGCGATAATCATGTTTTTGGCGGCTTTTTCAATGATAAAAACGAAGCAAAAGGAGTCTGTTTCTAACGGTGCTCAACCTTATTACAAAACCTTTATACAAGGTATAATAATTGGTGTTATTACGGGGTTAATTGGAGCAGGTGGTGGTTTTTTGTATGTTCCTGCACTTGTACTTTGGGCTGGTTTAGATATGAAAAAAGCAGTTGGAACATCTTTAGTTATTGTAGCAATTAATTCGTTAATAGGGTTTTCCGGAGATGCACAAACCTTGGATATTGATTGGTTTTTTCTGTTAACCTTTTCTTCATTAACAATTGTTGGTATATTGGTTGGAGGCTATTTTTCTAAATTTGTCTCAGGAAAAAAACTAAAAAAGAGCTTTGGTTGGTTTGTATTGGTCATGTCAATTTATATCATTTTAAAAGAATTAGTTTTTTAA